In a genomic window of Cryptococcus depauperatus CBS 7841 chromosome 8, complete sequence:
- a CDS encoding V-type proton ATPase subunit E: MSFLHIVWVAIVIAAVGAVGWFIMPKGKNQTLFRSSLLLTLTCCYLMWAVTYLCQLHPLITPRRSDLKTEY, from the exons ATGTCCTTCTTGCACATCGTCTGGGTGGCCATAGTCATTGCAGCGGTCGGCGCTGTGGGCTGGTTCATTATGCCCAAGGGAAAGAACCAAAC TTTATTCAGATCAAGTCTCTTGCTCACATTAACCTGCTGCTATTTGAT GTGGGCTGTCACTTACTTGTGTCAGCTACATCCCCTTATTA CACCCCGGCGCTCAGATCTGAAAACAGAATACTAG